A DNA window from uncultured Methanoregula sp. contains the following coding sequences:
- a CDS encoding type II toxin-antitoxin system VapC family toxin — MNFFLDTSICVDVLRTKGPQKSFDLFESFSLDQNTGIISVITVAELSAGAALSSFKDAQKKTDELLAYVTIVELNESVALAGGKIYADLSKTGKKIEFNDCLIAATALSLGFDEIVTRNCDHFSRIDSCSAIVPENLNF, encoded by the coding sequence ATGAATTTTTTTCTTGATACCAGTATCTGCGTTGATGTGCTCCGGACAAAGGGTCCCCAGAAGTCCTTTGATCTCTTTGAAAGTTTTTCGTTGGACCAGAATACCGGGATCATTTCTGTCATCACGGTCGCAGAGCTGAGCGCCGGGGCGGCACTTTCTTCATTCAAAGATGCACAGAAAAAGACCGACGAGTTACTTGCCTATGTTACGATTGTTGAACTCAACGAGTCGGTTGCTCTGGCTGGCGGAAAGATCTATGCGGACCTTTCAAAAACCGGAAAGAAAATCGAGTTCAATGACTGCCTGATTGCAGCCACGGCACTATCGCTCGGATTTGATGAGATTGTTACAAGGAACTGCGATCACTTCAGCCGGATCGATAGTTGTTCTGCAATCGTGCCGGAAAATCTCAATTTTTAA
- a CDS encoding pyridoxal phosphate-dependent aminotransferase, which produces MKPLSAKIAGVTESATIAISNKAKAMQRQGIDVISMSIGEPDFATPQHITDACIDALKRGETHYAPSSGIPELLSAISEKINTENHFPCTPQQVIVACGAKDAIYETMEAVLNPGDETIILTPAWVSYEPCVHIAGGKTVKHAVSQKTFQLDDSVLERVNKKTKMIVVNSPSNPSGAVLDKKSLQLVADLCQDHDIYAMSDEIYEKMIYGKEHISLASIGDMHHRTITINGFSKAYAMTGWRLGYAVGPKEIISEMSKVQQHSISQATTFAMWGGVAALKGDQSCVEEMRKEFDRRRKYIIAELNTMGYETAPADGAFYAFVKVAGDDMEVASCWLDKGHVAATPGAAFDAPGWIRLSYAASMERLKEAMARIKRVG; this is translated from the coding sequence ATGAAGCCGCTCTCGGCGAAGATCGCCGGCGTCACCGAATCCGCGACGATCGCGATCTCCAACAAGGCCAAAGCCATGCAGCGGCAGGGGATCGACGTCATCAGCATGTCGATTGGCGAGCCGGACTTCGCCACCCCGCAGCATATCACGGATGCCTGCATCGATGCCCTGAAGCGGGGCGAGACGCATTACGCCCCGAGCAGCGGCATCCCCGAACTGCTCTCGGCGATCAGCGAGAAGATCAATACAGAGAACCACTTCCCCTGCACTCCCCAGCAGGTGATCGTTGCCTGCGGCGCGAAGGATGCCATTTACGAGACAATGGAGGCAGTCCTCAATCCCGGCGACGAGACGATCATCCTCACCCCGGCCTGGGTCTCCTACGAGCCCTGCGTCCATATCGCTGGCGGGAAGACCGTGAAGCACGCGGTCAGCCAGAAGACCTTCCAGCTCGACGATTCCGTGCTCGAACGGGTGAACAAGAAGACCAAGATGATCGTGGTCAACTCCCCCTCGAACCCCTCGGGTGCGGTCCTGGACAAAAAATCCCTGCAGCTCGTTGCAGACCTCTGTCAGGACCACGACATCTACGCGATGTCGGACGAGATCTACGAGAAGATGATCTACGGCAAAGAGCATATCTCGCTCGCCTCCATCGGCGACATGCACCACCGGACGATCACCATCAACGGGTTCTCGAAGGCTTATGCGATGACCGGCTGGCGGCTCGGGTACGCGGTGGGCCCCAAGGAGATCATCTCCGAGATGTCCAAGGTCCAGCAGCACTCGATCAGCCAGGCCACGACCTTTGCCATGTGGGGCGGGGTTGCGGCGCTCAAAGGCGACCAGTCCTGTGTCGAAGAGATGCGAAAAGAGTTCGACCGCCGGCGCAAATACATCATCGCCGAACTGAATACAATGGGCTACGAGACCGCACCGGCCGATGGGGCGTTCTATGCCTTCGTGAAGGTTGCAGGTGACGACATGGAAGTTGCCTCCTGCTGGCTCGATAAGGGGCACGTAGCGGCAACGCCCGGTGCTGCGTTCGATGCCCCGGGATGGATCCGGTTGTCGTACGCGGCTTCGATGGAGCGGCTGAAGGAAGCGATGGCCCGGATTAAGAGGGTTGGGTAG
- the ribH gene encoding 6,7-dimethyl-8-ribityllumazine synthase, producing the protein MCDTNPIKLGFVVAEFNRDITYMMEIEGREHAAFLGAEVTDTIYVPGAYDMPLAIKKLLVAGKVDAVITIGCVIEGATQHDEIVVQHAARKIIDLSLEFGKPVALGISGPGMTRLEANERIDYAKRAVESAIKMVKRLR; encoded by the coding sequence ATGTGTGACACCAACCCGATAAAACTGGGATTCGTTGTTGCGGAGTTCAACCGCGACATCACGTACATGATGGAGATTGAAGGCCGCGAACATGCAGCATTCCTCGGCGCAGAAGTGACCGACACCATCTATGTGCCCGGCGCGTACGACATGCCGCTTGCGATCAAGAAGCTGCTGGTTGCAGGAAAAGTCGACGCGGTCATCACGATCGGCTGCGTTATCGAGGGCGCAACCCAGCACGACGAGATCGTGGTGCAGCATGCAGCCCGGAAGATCATCGATCTCTCGCTCGAGTTCGGAAAACCGGTTGCCCTTGGCATCTCCGGCCCCGGCATGACGAGGCTTGAGGCCAACGAGCGGATCGATTACGCAAAGCGGGCCGTTGAGTCAGCCATCAAGATGGTCAAACGGTTGAGATGA
- the ribC gene encoding riboflavin synthase, which produces MRVGVADTTFSRVNMGAIAVDELKKHASVAIERVTVPGVKDLPVACKKLIEERRCDIVMALGMPGGKDKDKLCAHEASQGLIMCQLMTNTHIIEVFVHEDEAKDDRELAWLMEQRTREHAVNAVKLVLHPKELEREAGTGQRQGFEDAGPARK; this is translated from the coding sequence ATGAGAGTGGGGGTCGCCGACACCACTTTCTCCCGCGTCAACATGGGAGCCATCGCCGTAGATGAGCTCAAGAAACATGCCAGTGTGGCAATCGAACGGGTAACGGTGCCCGGGGTCAAGGACCTCCCCGTTGCCTGCAAGAAACTGATCGAAGAACGCCGGTGCGATATCGTCATGGCGCTGGGCATGCCCGGGGGCAAGGACAAGGACAAGCTCTGCGCCCACGAGGCCTCGCAGGGGCTTATCATGTGCCAGCTCATGACGAACACCCACATCATCGAGGTCTTCGTCCACGAGGACGAGGCAAAAGACGACCGCGAGCTGGCCTGGCTCATGGAGCAGCGGACCCGCGAGCATGCGGTCAATGCCGTAAAACTCGTGCTCCACCCGAAGGAGCTCGAACGCGAAGCGGGAACCGGGCAGCGGCAGGGCTTCGAGGATGCCGGCCCGGCCCGGAAATAA
- a CDS encoding alanine--glyoxylate aminotransferase family protein has protein sequence MEKELLLMMPGPVPIPERVRLAMSRQAINHRSAEFGAAYADCVRVCKTAFGTKNDLFVISGSGTAGMEAAVANVGRDKDIACIVNGKFGERLYKISQRYGKAHEIKSEWGTPVDLEALKAQLEAGASVVTFIHNETSAGIKNPAEEIGKLCRKHDALCIMDGITSIGGDVVEADKWGVDIAITGSQKCFAAPAGLAMVSVGSRAWERTCKNPPYYLDLAAYKKSAGGTPMETPYTPAVPLFLALREACLMMEEEGLPARIARHQKMSKAVQAAAKAWGLSLFPKIDAIHNYSSTVTAIEYPAGVKDDEMRAIVKKMGIVIAGGQDQLKGKIFRIGSMGAVGALEILATIAATQHALKKCGYKAKGDGVEAAAEVLG, from the coding sequence ATGGAAAAAGAACTTCTCCTGATGATGCCGGGCCCGGTGCCGATACCGGAACGGGTCAGGCTCGCGATGTCGCGTCAGGCAATAAACCACCGCAGCGCTGAATTCGGTGCCGCATATGCCGATTGTGTGCGTGTCTGTAAGACCGCGTTTGGAACAAAGAACGATCTTTTCGTCATCAGCGGTTCCGGAACAGCCGGCATGGAAGCCGCGGTTGCAAACGTCGGGCGTGACAAGGATATAGCCTGCATCGTCAACGGCAAGTTCGGCGAGCGGCTCTATAAGATCAGCCAGCGCTACGGGAAGGCGCACGAGATCAAGTCCGAGTGGGGCACCCCGGTTGACCTGGAAGCCCTCAAGGCGCAGCTCGAGGCCGGCGCGTCGGTTGTCACGTTCATCCACAACGAGACCTCGGCCGGTATCAAGAACCCGGCAGAAGAGATAGGAAAGCTCTGCCGGAAACACGATGCTCTCTGCATCATGGACGGCATCACGTCCATTGGCGGCGATGTTGTCGAGGCCGACAAATGGGGCGTAGATATCGCCATCACCGGCTCCCAGAAATGTTTTGCCGCACCCGCAGGGCTTGCCATGGTCTCCGTGGGCAGCAGGGCCTGGGAGCGGACGTGTAAGAACCCGCCGTACTATCTTGACCTTGCAGCCTACAAGAAGAGTGCCGGCGGAACGCCGATGGAAACCCCGTACACCCCGGCAGTCCCGCTCTTCCTTGCGCTCCGCGAGGCCTGCCTTATGATGGAAGAGGAAGGTCTTCCCGCGCGGATTGCCCGGCACCAGAAGATGTCAAAGGCAGTCCAGGCAGCGGCTAAGGCCTGGGGCCTCTCGCTCTTCCCGAAGATCGACGCGATCCATAATTACTCGTCCACCGTTACGGCCATCGAGTACCCCGCCGGTGTCAAGGATGACGAGATGCGGGCAATTGTCAAGAAGATGGGCATTGTTATTGCGGGCGGCCAGGACCAGCTCAAGGGTAAGATCTTCCGGATCGGCAGCATGGGCGCAGTCGGCGCACTGGAGATCCTCGCAACCATCGCCGCTACCCAGCATGCCCTGAAGAAGTGCGGGTACAAGGCAAAAGGCGACGGCGTCGAGGCCGCAGCCGAGGTGCTGGGATGA
- the purE gene encoding 5-(carboxyamino)imidazole ribonucleotide mutase, with the protein MADVAIISGSASDAAITDKVKKVLDANRISYDAQILSAHRDPDKLDAYVKTSTAKIFIAIAGLSAALPGVIASRTDKPVIGVPVSGTLNGMDALLSIAQMPKGVPVACVGVDNGDNAAWLAIRILNLSKK; encoded by the coding sequence ATGGCAGACGTAGCTATTATATCCGGATCCGCCTCCGACGCGGCTATCACTGACAAGGTCAAGAAAGTCCTTGACGCAAACCGCATCTCGTACGATGCACAGATCCTCTCGGCACACCGCGACCCGGACAAGCTCGATGCATATGTCAAGACCAGCACGGCCAAGATCTTCATCGCCATTGCCGGCCTCTCCGCAGCACTTCCCGGCGTCATCGCATCCCGGACCGACAAGCCGGTCATCGGCGTGCCGGTGAGCGGGACCCTGAACGGGATGGATGCCCTCCTCTCCATTGCCCAGATGCCAAAAGGCGTGCCGGTTGCCTGCGTTGGCGTGGACAACGGGGACAATGCCGCATGGCTGGCAATCCGGATCCTGAACCTGTCGAAGAAGTAA
- a CDS encoding 4Fe-4S double cluster binding domain-containing protein translates to MSEKIDEQIRALALSLDADYYGVADLVSARNFIHAQGGERVSRYPRGIVVGIRLQDSVVDLLPEKDKAGAILYRHTTYDVVNIALDQVALRLANLLQRKGYHAFPVPASKRTSDEQICGIISQKLAAHMAGLGWIGKSCLLVTPDHGPRVRWVTVLTDAPLEPTGSPVEPRCGECTACVDICPVHAFTGRTFSPDEPREARFDAAACERYFKEREKNDGVATCGLCVWVCPHGRKAGRKAHKKAE, encoded by the coding sequence ATGTCAGAAAAGATTGACGAACAAATCCGGGCTCTTGCCCTCTCCCTTGACGCGGATTACTACGGGGTAGCGGACCTTGTTTCGGCCCGCAATTTCATCCATGCCCAGGGTGGGGAGCGGGTCAGCAGGTACCCGCGGGGTATTGTTGTCGGAATCCGATTGCAGGACAGCGTTGTCGACCTCCTTCCGGAGAAAGACAAGGCTGGCGCAATCCTGTACCGGCATACCACGTACGATGTTGTCAATATCGCTCTCGACCAGGTGGCCCTCCGGCTGGCGAATCTCCTCCAGCGGAAGGGCTATCACGCCTTTCCCGTTCCGGCCTCGAAGCGGACGAGCGACGAACAGATCTGCGGGATCATCTCCCAGAAACTTGCGGCCCACATGGCCGGCCTTGGCTGGATCGGGAAGAGCTGCCTGCTCGTGACACCCGATCACGGCCCGAGGGTCCGGTGGGTTACCGTGCTCACCGATGCCCCGCTGGAGCCGACCGGCTCCCCGGTGGAGCCCCGGTGCGGGGAATGCACGGCCTGCGTTGATATCTGCCCGGTTCACGCATTTACCGGCAGGACCTTCTCGCCCGATGAACCCCGCGAGGCCCGGTTCGATGCAGCGGCCTGCGAGCGCTACTTTAAGGAGCGTGAGAAGAACGATGGTGTCGCAACCTGCGGGCTGTGCGTCTGGGTCTGCCCGCACGGGAGAAAAGCCGGACGAAAAGCACACAAAAAAGCGGAATAA
- a CDS encoding class I SAM-dependent methyltransferase, with the protein MSLPPFIYQIFESLPRQGPGSSEATRKAWSLLPLVFENAKILDIGCGSGTQTRDLASLTDGTITAVDNHQPFLDTIDAWARKAGMAHRVKTLCASMDALPFDKGSFDLIWSEGAIFIVGFEQGLKLWKPLLKKGGYMVVSDADWFEPNPPEELMKWWESEGYVPVPEDEMKERVRRAGLRLVATFRLPESGWWENYHVPMLARIGELRKTHGSDPAHAALLDALAHEADMYLKYKRYYGYTFFVMENSP; encoded by the coding sequence ATGTCATTACCTCCGTTTATTTACCAGATCTTCGAATCACTCCCCCGGCAGGGGCCCGGTAGCTCTGAAGCAACGAGGAAAGCCTGGTCTCTCCTCCCCCTCGTTTTTGAGAATGCCAAGATCCTTGATATCGGGTGCGGCAGCGGGACCCAGACACGCGATCTCGCCTCCCTGACCGACGGCACGATCACCGCGGTCGACAACCACCAGCCGTTTCTGGACACGATCGATGCCTGGGCCAGAAAAGCCGGCATGGCCCACCGGGTGAAAACCCTCTGCGCTTCCATGGACGCCCTGCCGTTCGACAAAGGATCGTTCGACCTCATCTGGTCCGAGGGAGCTATCTTCATTGTCGGATTCGAACAGGGTCTCAAGCTCTGGAAGCCGCTTCTGAAAAAAGGCGGGTACATGGTCGTGTCCGATGCCGACTGGTTCGAGCCAAATCCCCCGGAAGAACTCATGAAATGGTGGGAGAGCGAGGGATACGTTCCCGTGCCCGAAGATGAGATGAAGGAGCGGGTAAGAAGGGCCGGGCTCCGGCTCGTTGCAACATTCCGGCTGCCGGAATCCGGGTGGTGGGAGAACTACCATGTCCCGATGCTGGCCCGGATTGGGGAGCTCCGGAAGACCCATGGATCCGATCCTGCCCATGCCGCCCTCCTCGATGCATTGGCGCACGAAGCGGACATGTACCTGAAGTACAAGCGGTATTACGGGTACACGTTCTTTGTCATGGAGAACTCCCCCTGA